GCCTAATAAAGAGTTTCATTTTACTTTTTCTATAGCTATAATTGCTTAGGAGGTAAGCTATGGAAAAAATAATAAAAATAGAAGGCATGCACTGTAAAAACTGTGTACGCTCTATTGAGAAAAAGGTTTTATCACTCAAAGGAGTAAAGAGTGTCAAAGTCAATCTTTTGGAGAATAATGCTATTGTAGATTTCAATTCTGATGAAATCAGTTTAGAGCAAATTCAGACTGAAATAGAAAATCTTGGATATCCAACAGGATTAAACTCTAAGGAAAAGAAGTCAAATAATATTTTGAAAGGTCTAGCATATGGGATTGTTCCCCACATCGGATGTATTGGATTCATTGTTGGATCAGTCTTAGGTGTGTCTATACTGATGCAATTCTTTAGGCCCCTATTAATGAGTAGGTACTTTTTCTACGGCCTAGTTGCACTGTCCCTTGGATTTGCAACTGTTTCAGTAGTACTATATTTGAGAAATAACGAGCTCCTCTCAATCAGAGGCTTGCAAAGAAAATGGAAGTATGTTTCAATAACATATGGCTCAACAGTTGGTGTAAATTTGGCACTGTTTTTAATAGTCTTCCCAATGCTTGCAAATGTATCTGCTGCGACTGAGGGAGATCGATTAACAGTAGGTTCAGCAGAATTTATCACATTAAGTGTAGATATACCGTGTTCAGGCCATGCACCATTGATATCTAATGAACTTAAAACAATCGACGGTGTACAGGAAGTCAAATACAGCACACCGAATATATTTACGGTTAGATATGATTCTGGGAGAACTAACAAATCAGAAATACTGAAACTTGCTGTCTTCAGAGAATATCCTGCAAAAATACTAAATGAAACTCCTCCACAAGGGGTTTCTCCATCTAATACGCCAAATAAATCTTCAACTTCCGGATGCGGGTGCTGCAGAGGGGAGTAAATCAAGAGAATATTGGGGGTAAAAAAATGAAAAAAACATTTATACTTAGATCTTTTATTATTGCATCCTTTTTTATTACTATAATTTTATTTTCAGGATGTAATTCTTCAAAAGAAGTTATTGGACAGACAAATAATATTCCAAACTCAGAAAGAGAAGTTAATA
This portion of the Methanofastidiosum sp. genome encodes:
- a CDS encoding cation transporter is translated as MEKIIKIEGMHCKNCVRSIEKKVLSLKGVKSVKVNLLENNAIVDFNSDEISLEQIQTEIENLGYPTGLNSKEKKSNNILKGLAYGIVPHIGCIGFIVGSVLGVSILMQFFRPLLMSRYFFYGLVALSLGFATVSVVLYLRNNELLSIRGLQRKWKYVSITYGSTVGVNLALFLIVFPMLANVSAATEGDRLTVGSAEFITLSVDIPCSGHAPLISNELKTIDGVQEVKYSTPNIFTVRYDSGRTNKSEILKLAVFREYPAKILNETPPQGVSPSNTPNKSSTSGCGCCRGE